In Xylanibacter ruminicola 23, a single genomic region encodes these proteins:
- a CDS encoding HIT family protein: MDIFSKIAAGEIPSYKCAENEEFYAFLDINPLVEGHTLVIPRREVDYIFDMDDDELARYQVFAKRVALAIKKAFPCKKVAQVVLGLEVPHAHIHLIPMQSEADVDFRREKLKLTEDQFKAIAEKIRGEFV; the protein is encoded by the coding sequence ATGGATATCTTTAGCAAAATCGCAGCTGGCGAGATTCCCAGCTATAAGTGCGCTGAGAACGAGGAGTTCTACGCATTTCTTGATATTAATCCGTTGGTAGAGGGACATACACTGGTTATCCCCCGCCGCGAAGTAGATTACATCTTTGATATGGACGACGACGAGTTGGCTCGCTATCAGGTGTTTGCTAAGCGCGTTGCTCTGGCCATCAAGAAGGCCTTCCCATGCAAAAAGGTAGCACAGGTAGTGCTGGGCCTCGAAGTGCCCCACGCACATATCCACCTCATCCCTATGCAGAGTGAGGCCGATGTTGACTTCCGCCGTGAAAAGCTGAAGCTTACAGAAGATCAGTTTAAGGCTATTGCCGAAAAAATACGTGGTGAGTTTGTGTGA
- a CDS encoding 4-alpha-glucanotransferase produces the protein MKITFNLEYQTIFGEELALNILTDGKTEEHKMTTLDGLHWMCEMNKAEKSAAHIDYYYTVMRGDHEQRHEWLVIPHRLEFAAAKGARYMVYDHWIDIPEDSYMYSTAFTECVAARTQKMSNLTSYGKTVRLKVRAPQLRNNERLALIGGGETLGNWEAKRAIDMAEHENNEWVISLDADKLPRTIEFKFVALDEEVDVTPLWENGMNRTVELPEIADGEVVVYELSQAYFPVYPWKGAGTVIPIFSLRSEGSFGVGDFGDLKLMIDWCDKTKQRVLQVLPINDTNITHTWQDSYPYNSISIYALHPQYTDLRQLPQLKDEKLRQEYEVLRKSLNALPQIDYERVNNAKMEYLRAIYAQEGAKTMKTAAFKQFFEQNKEWLVPYAAFCHYRDLYGTATFQDWPDHHELPDSEREAMSKSTTKLYKEVAFWYYVQFNLDQQMRAAHAYARKKRVVLKGDIPIGISRDGVEAWVEPKYFNLNGQAGAPPDAFSANGQNWGFPTYNWDAMLEDGCSWWVRRFRKMAEYFDAYRIDHVLGFFRIWEIPIDAVHGLLGQFSPSLGMTREEIEAYGLHFQEELFTKPFIADWTLERIFGERAQYVKDTFLDHAHDDIWQMKPEYDTQRKVEAVFKGKTDEADLNLRDGLYALISDVLFVRDRKNKDKFHPRIGVQNDFIYEALWDNDKFVFNRLYNDYFYRRNNQFWYTEAMKKMPRLTQATRMLVCAEDLGMVPDCVPWVMNELRILSLEIQSMPKDPTTRFGKLSHNPYRSVDTISTHDMSTLRQWWDEDEEQTQTYYNTTLRRGGAAPHPLPGWLAKDIVSRHLTSPSMLCLLSLQDWLSIDEGLRLPDQNAERINIPANPRHYWRYRMHLTIEQLLQADDFNNEISTLIIQSGRK, from the coding sequence ATGAAGATCACTTTCAACCTGGAGTACCAGACTATCTTCGGCGAAGAGCTGGCACTGAACATCCTAACGGATGGCAAGACGGAAGAGCACAAGATGACAACCCTGGATGGGCTGCACTGGATGTGCGAAATGAATAAGGCAGAGAAATCGGCTGCCCACATCGACTATTATTATACCGTGATGCGCGGCGACCATGAGCAGCGTCACGAGTGGCTGGTTATTCCACACCGTTTGGAGTTTGCTGCAGCCAAGGGAGCCCGTTATATGGTTTACGACCACTGGATTGATATCCCAGAGGATTCGTATATGTACTCGACTGCTTTTACCGAATGTGTGGCCGCCCGTACACAAAAAATGAGCAACCTTACATCCTATGGCAAGACCGTACGTCTGAAGGTTCGTGCCCCACAGCTGCGCAACAACGAGCGCCTGGCACTGATTGGTGGCGGCGAGACCTTAGGAAACTGGGAGGCAAAGCGTGCCATCGACATGGCTGAGCACGAGAACAACGAATGGGTGATCAGTCTTGACGCCGACAAACTCCCTCGTACCATCGAGTTCAAATTCGTGGCCCTCGACGAAGAGGTAGATGTCACTCCATTGTGGGAGAACGGTATGAACCGTACCGTTGAGCTACCGGAAATAGCAGATGGCGAGGTCGTTGTCTATGAACTGTCGCAGGCCTACTTCCCTGTCTATCCTTGGAAGGGTGCCGGTACCGTTATCCCTATCTTCTCATTACGCAGTGAGGGCAGCTTTGGTGTTGGCGACTTCGGCGACCTGAAGCTGATGATTGACTGGTGCGACAAGACCAAGCAGCGCGTACTGCAAGTGCTGCCCATCAACGATACCAATATCACCCACACCTGGCAGGATTCATATCCCTACAACTCTATCAGCATCTATGCACTGCATCCGCAATACACCGATTTGCGCCAGCTGCCACAGCTGAAAGACGAAAAACTGCGCCAGGAGTACGAGGTTCTGCGTAAATCGCTGAACGCCCTACCACAAATCGACTATGAGCGTGTAAACAATGCCAAGATGGAGTATCTGCGTGCCATCTATGCTCAGGAAGGTGCCAAGACCATGAAGACGGCAGCCTTCAAGCAGTTCTTCGAACAGAATAAGGAGTGGCTGGTACCTTATGCCGCTTTCTGTCATTACCGTGATCTATACGGCACAGCCACATTCCAAGACTGGCCCGACCATCATGAGTTGCCCGACAGCGAGCGCGAGGCCATGAGCAAGTCAACAACTAAGTTATATAAAGAGGTGGCCTTCTGGTACTATGTACAGTTCAACCTCGATCAGCAGATGCGTGCCGCCCATGCTTATGCCCGCAAGAAGCGCGTGGTTTTGAAGGGCGATATCCCCATCGGCATCAGTCGCGATGGTGTAGAGGCTTGGGTAGAGCCCAAGTACTTTAACCTGAACGGACAGGCCGGTGCACCACCCGATGCATTCTCGGCTAACGGACAGAACTGGGGCTTCCCCACCTACAACTGGGATGCCATGCTTGAAGACGGCTGCTCTTGGTGGGTTCGCCGTTTCCGCAAGATGGCAGAGTACTTCGATGCCTATCGCATCGACCACGTGTTAGGTTTCTTCCGCATTTGGGAAATACCTATCGATGCCGTTCACGGTTTGTTAGGTCAGTTCTCGCCCTCACTGGGTATGACCCGCGAGGAAATCGAAGCCTACGGTCTGCACTTCCAGGAAGAGCTGTTCACCAAGCCATTCATTGCCGACTGGACTTTGGAGCGCATATTTGGCGAGCGTGCTCAGTACGTGAAGGACACCTTCCTGGATCATGCTCACGACGATATCTGGCAGATGAAGCCCGAATACGACACCCAGCGTAAGGTTGAAGCCGTATTCAAGGGCAAGACCGACGAGGCTGATCTGAATCTGCGCGATGGTCTATATGCCCTCATCAGCGATGTGCTCTTTGTGCGCGATCGCAAGAACAAGGACAAGTTCCACCCACGCATCGGTGTGCAGAACGACTTTATCTACGAGGCCCTTTGGGACAACGATAAGTTCGTGTTCAATCGTTTGTACAACGACTACTTCTATCGCCGCAACAACCAGTTCTGGTACACCGAAGCGATGAAGAAGATGCCACGTTTGACACAGGCCACACGCATGCTGGTATGTGCCGAAGACCTGGGTATGGTGCCCGATTGCGTACCCTGGGTGATGAACGAACTGCGCATCCTGAGCCTCGAAATCCAGTCGATGCCAAAGGATCCGACTACACGCTTCGGCAAACTGTCGCACAACCCCTATCGCTCGGTAGATACCATCTCTACCCACGATATGTCAACATTGCGCCAATGGTGGGACGAGGACGAGGAGCAGACACAGACTTACTATAACACCACTTTACGTCGTGGTGGTGCAGCTCCACACCCACTGCCTGGTTGGTTGGCAAAGGACATTGTGAGTCGTCATCTCACATCGCCCTCTATGCTCTGTCTGCTGTCATTGCAGGATTGGCTGAGCATCGACGAGGGCCTTCGCCTTCCCGACCAGAATGCCGAGCGCATCAACATCCCGGCCAATCCACGCCACTACTGGCGTTATCGCATGCACCTCACTATCGAGCAGTTGCTGCAGGCCGACGACTTCAATAACGAAATCAGCACATTAATTATTCAAAGCGGAAGAAAATAA
- a CDS encoding phosphatase PAP2 family protein — MVIKKIFEIEKKPRKGLMAFEWAVMAYLLFTLLLIMITFTKLQNPGEMLWGRAQVVISTLALWWVYRMIPCRLTMMFRVALQLILLSWWYPDTYDINQVFPNLDHVFAGYEQQLFHFQPALVFSQAISNPVFSELMHLGYASYYPLIALVTLYYFLYRYQEFSRVVFIILASFMLYYVIFVLMPVTGPQYYYLAAGVDQIAQGNFPNVGDYFATHTEALTIPGWKDGFFYQCVASAHAAGERPTAAFPSSHVGVTTILLLLAWHARNRKLLYTLLPFYVLMCFATVYIQAHYAVDVIGGWISALVIYAFLFFLSKKFV; from the coding sequence ATGGTTATAAAAAAGATATTCGAGATAGAAAAGAAACCCCGTAAGGGATTAATGGCATTCGAGTGGGCAGTGATGGCTTATTTGCTGTTTACGTTGCTGCTTATTATGATTACCTTTACCAAATTGCAGAATCCAGGCGAAATGCTTTGGGGACGTGCGCAGGTGGTTATTTCTACTCTGGCACTCTGGTGGGTGTATCGTATGATTCCCTGCCGCCTCACGATGATGTTCCGTGTGGCATTGCAGCTGATACTGCTGTCGTGGTGGTATCCTGATACCTATGATATCAATCAGGTATTCCCTAATCTCGACCATGTGTTTGCCGGTTACGAGCAGCAGCTGTTTCACTTTCAGCCCGCTCTGGTCTTCTCGCAGGCTATCTCTAATCCGGTGTTTAGCGAGCTGATGCATCTGGGCTATGCCTCGTATTATCCACTCATAGCCCTGGTAACACTTTACTATTTCCTGTATCGTTATCAGGAGTTTTCGCGCGTGGTGTTTATCATCCTGGCATCGTTCATGCTCTATTATGTCATCTTTGTACTGATGCCCGTTACCGGTCCGCAGTATTACTACTTGGCAGCAGGCGTAGATCAGATAGCACAGGGCAACTTCCCCAATGTGGGCGATTATTTCGCTACCCACACTGAGGCGTTAACCATACCAGGTTGGAAGGATGGCTTCTTCTACCAGTGTGTGGCCAGTGCGCACGCAGCAGGCGAACGTCCTACGGCAGCTTTCCCCAGCAGTCATGTGGGTGTAACCACCATTCTGTTGTTGTTGGCTTGGCATGCCCGTAATCGTAAACTGCTGTACACATTGTTGCCCTTTTACGTGCTGATGTGTTTCGCAACTGTTTACATTCAGGCGCACTATGCAGTAGATGTGATTGGTGGTTGGATTTCGGCCCTCGTCATCTATGCGTTTTTGTTTTTTTTATCAAAAAAATTTGTTTGA
- a CDS encoding NAD-dependent epimerase/dehydratase family protein, producing the protein MKILVTGASGFIGSFIVEEALRRGFDTWAAVRGSSSKAYLQDERINFIELNLSSKAQLVEQLRGQAFDYVVHAAGVTKCLDKQDFFRINTEGTKNLVDALVEVGMPLKRLVFVSSLSIFGAIREQQPYQEIKETDTPQPNTAYGRSKLAAEQYLEQMASRVPYIIVRPTGVYGPREKDYFIMAKSIKQHSDFAVGYKRQDITFVYVKDVVQAIFLALDKGENGRKYFLSDGKVYQSETFSNLIHQELGCPWWIRIKAPIWVLRVVTFFGEYIGRLTGKVTALNNDKYNILRQRNWRCDIQPAISELGYKPEYDLERGVKETIKWYQDNKWL; encoded by the coding sequence ATGAAGATATTAGTAACTGGTGCGAGTGGTTTTATCGGCTCGTTTATTGTTGAGGAGGCACTCCGTCGCGGCTTTGATACATGGGCTGCGGTACGTGGCAGTAGCTCTAAGGCTTATCTGCAGGATGAGCGCATCAACTTTATCGAACTGAACCTTTCGTCGAAGGCTCAATTGGTGGAGCAGCTACGTGGTCAGGCATTCGATTATGTGGTACATGCTGCAGGTGTAACTAAGTGCTTGGATAAACAGGATTTCTTCCGTATAAACACCGAGGGAACTAAGAATCTGGTTGATGCACTCGTCGAGGTAGGTATGCCGCTGAAGCGATTGGTGTTTGTAAGCAGCTTGAGCATTTTTGGTGCTATCCGTGAACAGCAGCCTTATCAGGAGATTAAGGAAACCGATACGCCCCAGCCTAATACCGCTTATGGTCGCAGTAAACTGGCCGCTGAGCAGTATCTGGAACAGATGGCCTCGCGCGTACCTTATATAATAGTACGTCCAACTGGTGTTTATGGTCCTCGTGAGAAAGACTATTTTATTATGGCCAAGAGCATTAAGCAGCACTCTGATTTTGCTGTAGGCTACAAGCGTCAGGATATCACCTTTGTATATGTAAAGGATGTGGTTCAGGCCATCTTTCTGGCTTTGGATAAGGGCGAGAACGGTAGAAAGTACTTCTTGAGCGATGGTAAGGTATATCAGAGCGAGACGTTCAGCAATCTGATTCATCAGGAACTGGGATGCCCATGGTGGATTCGAATCAAGGCGCCTATCTGGGTACTGCGTGTGGTAACCTTCTTTGGTGAGTATATCGGACGACTGACAGGTAAGGTAACCGCGCTTAATAACGATAAATATAATATTCTTCGTCAGCGTAATTGGCGTTGTGATATACAGCCCGCTATCAGTGAACTGGGCTATAAGCCTGAGTACGATCTGGAACGTGGCGTGAAAGAAACAATTAAATGGTATCAGGATAACAAATGGTTATAA
- a CDS encoding mannose-1-phosphate guanylyltransferase: MEINNNKNYCVILAGGRGQRLWPVSREQYPKQFLDLFGTGRTLLQTTYDRFARLLPKDNILICTCAGYLELVKEQLPEVDTKNIIVEPIHRNTAPSVAWAAMRIHHHTPDANIIVSPSDQLILNESSFEHSMEVGISYVTRNNVLLAMGVKPTRAEPGYGYIQLGDLSCKPDVFEVKSFTEKPEREFARMFMESGEFYWNTGIFISNAYHLLDTFEHVFPPVLRELRYDNPNYTEEEEAKFVADNYPRYPNLSLDYAILEQSNNNVYVMKCDFGWADLGTWHAIYEVMHKVPDDNVVMDSEVILEDCKNNIIKLPKGKLGVFNGLEGYIVAEEDGVLLICKKSDNSSMVKKYVNEVRIKYGDEFV; this comes from the coding sequence ATGGAAATAAATAATAATAAAAATTACTGCGTGATTCTGGCAGGGGGTCGCGGTCAGCGATTGTGGCCCGTTAGCCGAGAGCAGTACCCTAAACAGTTTTTGGACCTTTTTGGCACTGGCCGCACTTTGTTACAAACGACTTACGACCGTTTTGCCCGATTGTTACCCAAAGATAATATATTAATATGTACATGCGCGGGATATCTGGAACTGGTGAAAGAACAACTACCTGAGGTTGACACAAAGAACATCATCGTAGAGCCTATTCATCGCAACACAGCCCCCAGTGTAGCTTGGGCTGCCATGCGTATTCACCACCACACACCAGATGCCAATATCATCGTATCGCCCAGCGATCAGCTGATATTGAACGAGTCATCATTTGAACACAGCATGGAGGTAGGCATCAGTTACGTTACCAGAAACAACGTGCTGCTGGCTATGGGCGTTAAACCCACACGTGCCGAGCCAGGCTATGGTTACATACAGCTGGGCGACCTGAGCTGCAAGCCAGATGTGTTCGAGGTTAAATCATTCACCGAGAAGCCCGAACGCGAGTTTGCACGCATGTTTATGGAGAGCGGCGAGTTCTACTGGAACACAGGCATCTTCATTTCGAACGCCTACCACTTGCTCGACACGTTCGAGCATGTATTTCCCCCGGTACTGCGTGAGTTACGCTACGACAATCCGAACTACACAGAGGAAGAGGAAGCCAAGTTTGTGGCCGATAACTATCCACGCTATCCCAACCTATCACTCGACTACGCCATTCTGGAGCAGAGCAACAACAACGTGTATGTGATGAAATGCGACTTTGGTTGGGCCGACCTGGGTACCTGGCATGCCATCTACGAGGTGATGCACAAAGTACCCGACGACAACGTGGTGATGGACTCGGAGGTGATACTAGAGGACTGCAAGAACAACATCATCAAGCTACCTAAAGGAAAACTGGGCGTGTTCAACGGTCTGGAGGGATATATCGTAGCCGAAGAAGACGGAGTGCTACTCATCTGCAAGAAGAGCGACAACTCGTCGATGGTAAAGAAATATGTAAACGAGGTAAGGATTAAATACGGCGATGAGTTTGTGTAA
- a CDS encoding ATP-binding protein yields the protein MRAIAFVPPTDQITIGLDANYAPLQSVDKDGLPHGYDIDFTRELMKRMGIKYYYVPNLWNKVATSVLNGDTDLAMMVYSSYRKDTIYYSRPIFRLYYQVVYRKSDYKTFDFRNLKGKTFAFLNSRHISELVEREGGTCVKVNDLDQSFRELANGRYDAIICYRYQAKYFIDHYGLESLAREEISLQPREYCYVGHNKELIDAISLEIAKMDSEGLVDKIYGSEIKEGVSHHGVPMWIWYLSVIIILALISLYIFTLYRSRRKLQFTNAMLETNYNILEMSHMELEQTNHQLIEATARAEESSKMKTHFIQQISHEIRTPLNILSGFTQILTTPDLELGEDEKKQIANDIVTNTERITGLVNKMLELSDANSRNVIERTDKVSPNKIASEAIAKSMIADNPSLTFDLEIQPEVEKILLKTNMQAAVRALTLLLDNARKFSAKSADQHVKLHIEALPSSVQFAIEDNGIGVPAKEAEHIFDEFVQLDAYYEGTGIGLTVARSMARRMGGDIQLDTDFNPGARFVMTLPR from the coding sequence ATGCGAGCAATAGCATTCGTGCCACCTACAGACCAGATTACCATTGGTCTGGATGCCAACTATGCCCCACTGCAATCGGTAGATAAAGACGGACTTCCCCATGGTTACGACATCGACTTTACACGCGAGTTGATGAAGCGTATGGGTATCAAATACTATTATGTGCCCAACCTGTGGAACAAGGTGGCCACCTCGGTGCTTAACGGCGATACCGATCTGGCGATGATGGTTTACTCATCCTATCGCAAGGATACCATCTATTATTCGCGTCCTATCTTCCGTCTGTACTACCAGGTGGTGTATCGTAAAAGCGACTACAAGACGTTTGACTTCCGTAACCTGAAAGGTAAGACATTTGCCTTCCTGAACTCACGCCATATTTCCGAACTGGTGGAGCGCGAAGGTGGTACTTGCGTAAAAGTTAACGATCTCGACCAGTCGTTCCGCGAACTGGCAAACGGCCGTTACGATGCCATTATCTGCTACCGTTATCAGGCCAAATACTTTATCGATCATTACGGCCTCGAGAGTCTGGCTCGAGAGGAGATTTCGCTACAGCCACGCGAATACTGCTATGTAGGCCACAACAAGGAGCTGATCGACGCCATCAGTCTGGAGATAGCCAAGATGGACAGCGAAGGACTGGTTGACAAGATATATGGCTCGGAAATCAAGGAAGGCGTTAGTCATCATGGTGTGCCCATGTGGATCTGGTATCTAAGTGTTATAATCATCCTGGCACTCATCTCACTTTATATCTTTACCCTCTATCGCTCTCGCCGCAAGTTGCAGTTCACTAACGCTATGTTAGAAACCAACTACAACATCTTGGAAATGAGCCACATGGAGTTGGAGCAAACCAACCACCAGTTGATAGAGGCCACAGCCAGAGCTGAGGAATCATCGAAGATGAAGACCCACTTTATCCAACAGATTTCGCACGAGATACGTACCCCATTGAATATCCTGAGTGGCTTTACACAGATACTCACCACTCCAGACTTAGAGTTAGGCGAGGACGAGAAGAAGCAGATTGCCAACGACATTGTAACCAATACCGAACGTATTACCGGTCTGGTTAACAAGATGTTGGAACTGAGCGATGCCAACAGTCGCAACGTGATTGAGCGAACCGATAAGGTATCGCCTAACAAGATTGCCAGCGAGGCCATCGCCAAGAGTATGATTGCCGATAATCCCTCACTGACGTTTGATCTGGAGATACAGCCTGAGGTAGAGAAGATTCTACTGAAGACAAATATGCAGGCAGCTGTTCGTGCCCTGACTTTGTTACTCGACAATGCGCGCAAATTCAGTGCAAAAAGTGCCGATCAACATGTAAAACTGCATATAGAGGCCCTGCCCAGCAGTGTACAGTTCGCAATCGAAGACAATGGTATAGGCGTTCCAGCCAAGGAAGCTGAGCACATCTTCGACGAGTTTGTACAGCTCGACGCCTATTACGAAGGCACTGGTATCGGACTAACCGTAGCACGTAGTATGGCCCGCCGAATGGGAGGCGATATACAACTGGATACCGACTTCAATCCTGGCGCCAGATTCGTCATGACACTCCCCCGATAA
- the rnr gene encoding ribonuclease R: MGKKKGGKRLGKKQVSELLQNLFQHNPNETFSFKQIFKVLKLDTHPLKMLAIDVMEEMAWDDFLLKVSDNSYKLNLKTQVQEGIFHRKANGRNSFVPDDGGTPVFVAERNSMSAMDGDHVKVSLMARRDKHIKEAMVIEIVKRAHDTIVGKLRVEKDIAFLVTADSTIVHDIIIPKRKLKGGKTDDKAVVKIIQWPDQDHKNIIGQVIDILGKTGENNAEMHAILAQYNLPYKYPKNVEEAAEKIDAAITPEEIARREDFRDVFTCTIDPKDAKDFDDALSIRKTDKGLWEVGVHIADVSHYVKEGSTIDKEAYARATSIYLVDRTIPMLPERLCNFICSLRPDEEKLCYSVIFKMDDEANIKDWHLAHTVIKSDRRYAYEEVQQIIEEGKGENAEFLLKLDALAKKLREARFKNGSVKFDREELHFDIDETGKPIRAYFKVSKDANKLIEEFMLLANKTVAESIGRVKKGVKAKTLPYRIHDQPDPQKLENLREFVAKFGYKVKTAGTKGAITKSLNALMSQAEGTREQNAIETVALRAMMKAKYSVHNIGHYGLAFDYYTHFTSPIRRYPDMMVHRLLTKYQDGARSANKDKYEEFCEHCSDMEQISMNAERDSIKYKMVEFMADKIGNTYDAHISGIQSYGIYAQIDETHCEGMIPIRDLGNDYYDFDEKNYMIVGRRHHTKYQLGDPIRIQVARANLERKQLDFTLADD, encoded by the coding sequence ATGGGTAAGAAGAAAGGTGGAAAACGTTTAGGAAAGAAGCAGGTAAGCGAACTACTACAGAACCTGTTTCAACATAATCCTAACGAAACATTCTCGTTCAAACAAATATTCAAGGTGTTGAAACTCGACACTCATCCTCTCAAGATGCTGGCCATCGATGTGATGGAGGAGATGGCGTGGGATGATTTCCTGCTGAAAGTGAGCGACAACTCCTACAAACTAAACCTGAAGACTCAGGTACAGGAAGGTATCTTCCATAGAAAAGCTAACGGACGTAACTCGTTTGTGCCTGATGATGGTGGTACACCTGTGTTTGTGGCCGAACGTAACTCGATGTCGGCTATGGATGGCGACCATGTAAAGGTATCACTTATGGCGCGCCGCGATAAGCATATCAAAGAGGCAATGGTTATCGAGATTGTGAAGCGAGCCCACGACACGATCGTTGGTAAGCTGCGCGTTGAAAAGGATATAGCCTTCCTGGTAACAGCCGACTCTACGATTGTTCACGATATCATTATCCCTAAGCGTAAGCTGAAGGGAGGTAAGACCGACGACAAGGCTGTAGTAAAGATTATCCAGTGGCCCGATCAGGACCATAAGAACATCATCGGTCAGGTCATCGATATTCTGGGTAAGACAGGTGAAAACAATGCTGAGATGCACGCCATCCTGGCACAGTATAATCTGCCTTATAAGTATCCCAAGAACGTAGAAGAGGCTGCCGAGAAGATCGACGCAGCTATCACCCCAGAGGAGATTGCTCGCCGTGAGGACTTCCGCGATGTATTCACATGCACCATCGACCCCAAGGATGCCAAGGACTTCGACGATGCCCTGAGTATCAGGAAGACAGACAAAGGTCTTTGGGAGGTTGGCGTACACATCGCCGATGTATCACACTACGTAAAAGAGGGTTCAACCATCGACAAGGAAGCATATGCACGTGCCACCAGTATCTATCTGGTGGATCGTACCATCCCTATGCTGCCCGAGCGTTTGTGTAACTTTATCTGTTCGCTGCGCCCCGACGAGGAAAAACTGTGCTACAGCGTTATCTTCAAGATGGACGACGAGGCAAACATCAAGGATTGGCATCTGGCACACACCGTGATTAAGAGCGACCGTCGCTATGCCTACGAAGAGGTTCAACAGATTATTGAAGAGGGAAAAGGCGAAAACGCCGAATTCCTGTTGAAGCTCGATGCGCTGGCCAAGAAACTGCGCGAAGCCCGATTCAAGAACGGTAGTGTAAAGTTCGACCGCGAGGAGTTGCACTTTGATATCGACGAGACTGGCAAACCTATCCGCGCCTACTTCAAGGTGTCGAAAGATGCCAACAAGCTGATTGAGGAATTCATGCTGCTGGCCAATAAAACGGTGGCCGAAAGTATCGGTCGCGTGAAGAAGGGTGTTAAAGCAAAGACGCTGCCCTACCGTATTCACGACCAACCAGATCCACAGAAGCTGGAGAATCTGCGCGAGTTTGTGGCTAAGTTCGGCTATAAGGTAAAAACTGCCGGTACCAAGGGTGCTATCACCAAGTCGCTTAACGCCCTGATGTCGCAGGCCGAAGGTACACGCGAGCAGAATGCCATTGAGACTGTTGCTTTGCGTGCCATGATGAAAGCCAAGTATAGCGTACACAATATCGGTCACTATGGACTTGCATTCGACTACTACACGCACTTCACTTCACCCATCCGTCGTTATCCCGACATGATGGTTCACCGTCTGCTTACCAAGTATCAGGATGGTGCCCGTTCGGCCAACAAGGATAAGTACGAGGAGTTCTGCGAGCACTGCAGCGACATGGAGCAGATATCCATGAATGCTGAGCGCGACTCTATCAAGTACAAGATGGTAGAGTTTATGGCCGACAAGATTGGTAATACCTACGATGCACATATCAGCGGCATCCAGTCGTACGGTATCTATGCCCAGATTGACGAGACCCACTGTGAAGGAATGATACCTATTCGCGACCTGGGTAACGACTACTACGACTTCGACGAGAAGAACTACATGATTGTAGGTCGTCGTCATCACACCAAGTACCAGTTGGGCGACCCCATACGTATTCAGGTAGCCCGTGCCAATCTGGAGCGCAAGCAGTTAGACTTTACGCTGGCTGATGATTAA
- the greA gene encoding transcription elongation factor GreA, whose amino-acid sequence MAYMSQEGYDKLIAELQRLEGVERPKASAAIAEAREKGDLSENSEYDAAKEAQAHLEDKINQLKMTIAEAKVIDTSRLSTDSVQILSKVEMTNLTNKAKMTYTIVSESEANLREGKISIQTPIAQGLLNHKVGDEVEVKIPRGTIKLRIDKITVG is encoded by the coding sequence ATGGCATACATGTCACAAGAAGGCTACGATAAACTGATAGCCGAACTGCAGCGTTTAGAAGGTGTTGAGCGTCCAAAGGCCTCAGCCGCTATTGCCGAGGCCCGTGAAAAGGGCGATTTGAGTGAGAACTCTGAGTACGATGCCGCTAAGGAGGCACAGGCTCACCTTGAGGATAAGATCAATCAGCTGAAGATGACTATCGCCGAAGCAAAGGTGATAGATACCAGCCGTTTGAGCACCGATTCTGTACAGATTCTCTCGAAAGTAGAGATGACTAACCTGACCAATAAGGCCAAGATGACTTACACTATTGTAAGCGAGAGCGAGGCTAACCTGCGTGAGGGTAAGATCTCTATCCAGACTCCTATTGCCCAGGGCTTGCTGAACCATAAGGTGGGTGATGAGGTTGAGGTGAAGATTCCTCGTGGTACTATCAAACTGCGTATCGACAAGATCACTGTTGGTTAA